Genomic segment of Arachis hypogaea cultivar Tifrunner chromosome 16, arahy.Tifrunner.gnm2.J5K5, whole genome shotgun sequence:
TATTGGTGCTTGTGGGGACGATGAGCAATGCAAGCTCTTTGTTGATAACATGAAATCCAATGGTGTGGACCTCTCAAGGCTGAGGAAGAAGAAGGGACACACAGCACAGGTTTGCTCAGTCTTCAGTTTTAGAAAGAATTGCTTTATCAATAAATTAGAGAGAAATTTTATCTGTAGTTATATTCTATAGACATCATATTATTAATCGAATACCATTGGAATGTTCGAGTGGTAGGCAATGTTGCCCTCTTCCTATAGTTCTCAAGTTTGAGCCCTGAGGGTGAAAGGAACTTGTGCTTGGACGCATTGACGGATTTAGAAATTTTAGTAACAGGGGCAAATATAAGACATTCTCAAGAGTAAGATATGTATAAATTTATATACTTATAAATAAATGCCCAAATTTTAGTGGAGGTACATGCCCCCAATTCACTTGGATTCGTCCTTAGTCAGGAGAGGTAGCAACAATTCCTCGAGCTAGATTAGTTGAGTCCTGATAATAGGGTTCGGATACCAGTCAAAGACAAAATTATATACTAATATTAATAAGTGTGTGTTTGCAAATAACATATCAAGTGAAGTGATTGTGCAAGAATTTTGACAACTTGGTTTTGTGAAACAGTGTGTTTGCTTGGTTGATGCCTTGGGAAACCGTACAATGAGACCATGTCTCTCAAATGCTGTGAAAGTTCAGGTACATGACTCTGTTCTCTCAATGAATATGTAGAGTTTGGAGCAGAATATATATGGATTCAGTTAAATTTTGTAATGTTTGAATTTTACTTCATTATTCTGCAGGCAGAAGAATTGACCAATGAAGACTTTAAGTGCTCCAAGGTGACTTAATCAACTAAATAGCATTTCATCACATAAGACTCTTTCGCTCTTATCATATTTAGATATTTTCATTATGTTGGGGATTATATATATTGAGCCTTTGAACTgaattatatttttgaatatggcAACTTGTCTGCTGTGACTCTTAGTTACTGTTATATTTACATTTCAGTGGTTGGTGATGAGATATGCAATACTTAATTTGGAGGTTATTAAAGCTGCTATTCTTTTAGCCAAACAAGAAGGTCTTCTTGTTTCCTTGGATTTGGCTAGTTTTGAGGTATAAATCAAATCTCACTCGCTCCCAACTTGTTCTGATGTCATTTAGCCGAAAGCCCGAAATGTATTATCTTCCAATCTTAATCCGAGTTTAAAGTTTGTGTTTGGATACTGTCTCTCAGACAAAAATAGAGAAATAGTTATGAAAAAACTTGTTTGGTTGTCGAGACAGGGAGAAAGATACAAATTTTATCACACTGCCCTCCTAGACCACCGTGGACCACCAACATAGTTGGTTGGACTGGTGCCGAAAAAGTTTTCTTCTTTCTTGTCTTGTTCTTGTTAGAACCAAACATGTTAGAGAGACTTCTTTTGTGTGTCTAGATTTGTCTCAGATACCTTATCCAAACACATGAGCTATATAAACTATATCACTCATCTTATATGGTCCCTTTACTTTGGCAAGATGGTCAGGAATTTCAAACAACCACTCCTGGAGCTAATAGAGTCTGGGAACATAGACCTTTGCTTTGCAAATGAAGATGAGGCAATGGAACTTTTAAGGTGGCTGCCATTTGTATTCAACTCAGCTTCACCTTGATCTAGTTTCACTTGTTATGTTGTTCTATTGATTGTTCATGGCAAAATTCTTTGCAATGGATTAGGGGTGAAGAAAATGCTGATCCGGTGGCTGCCGTAGAATTTTTGGCCGAATATTGCAAATGGGCTGTAGTAACACTTGGTGCCAATGGATGCATTGCAAAACAAGGAAAGGAGGTATATtatcttaattattttgattttgcaGCACATGATCAATTTTATTTAAACATATAACTTAGTGTTCAAGATGGAGAGCATATTCAAATAGACCTATCATCACTATTAGGTTCATTTTCATCTATTGAGTGAGTTTGATAATCAAACTAATGAAAGTTGTGTAAAATTAAATGTCATTTTTTCCATAATTTTGGCATGCTAAGCTCAAACTGAAAATTATTTTGTACCAAAACAAATTACTATTGAgatatttgattgttaataagtCATTATCATAAGAGTTATGTTATGTTTAGTCATTTCTTGAATTATGTTTTACGTTTAATATTGTCGCAGATTGTGCGAGTACCGGCGATAGGGGAAGCAAAGGCAGTCGATGCCACTGGAGCAGGGGACCTTTTTGCTAGTGGATTTTTGTATGGCGTTATAAAGGGTTTCTCACTTGAAGATTGTTGCAAAGTAGGAGCATGCAGTGGTGGAGCTGTTATTCGTTCTCTTGGTGGTGAAGTGACATTAGACAATTGGCAATGGATATTCAAGCAGATGCAGTTAAAGGATCTTCTTTTGCCTGATACATCCAAATGAATGAATAGCCTCCATTGAGATACATGTTTCcacttttattcttcttttgatTTATTACCATCAAATGGCAGCTATAGTGTTCCATTTTTTGGACTGCTTTGTTCTATGCATGGAAGATAAGCTTATTAAATTATCCAACATAAAGATAAGGCAGCTTCCAAATATTGTTTCCATTTAGTAATTCATACTTGTGTATATGAGtacttagttatttattttaaaaattatcaaacaagatatgaattgaattggatacagtcaatgtaaaaaaaaaaaaaaaattacatacacACTTAGTCCTATATTGTCATATTAGCATAGATATTTGATAAAACTATTCGATATTATAATAGTCCTAAATGCACGTATTTGATTAAAAAACATTCTAGAACTGTTTTACACTGTAAACATATGCATAGTAATGAAACACTTTAAAGGCTAATTTgagtaaaataaataacttaaataaactctctcaaaaaaaaaaagcttaaaatatgaaaatttttttattaatggccgtttataaataaattattttgtatttgaatttttagttataaTAGTACTTGTTTCAAAATTGTAGCATTTagataaataattcaaaaaatataattttttcacaaaaaaataaatattaaaatattttattatgtataatatagtaggtaaaaataaaaaacaaatataaaatgtgTCATGTATGTTTTGttactgttttttatttttgctacCCCTACTAGAACTCAAACACGGCTCTAAATATGGTTGATTCCAGGCCATAAACTCAAATATTTATAAGGCTAAGCACCGTTGTCTCAAAACATTTTAATTCCAAAGATATACGCACAATATATTCATCAAGTGTGACTTTTAGCAGAGCTTTCTTTCTCTTTACCCTATTTGTAACTAAAACATTTCTTTCTACCGAGTTTCATCCCACTCCACAAACGAAAATCATATGCGAACAGAACAATCGCAAACATTCATGCATTGTATGGTGCATATGCCTCAGATTGGCCAAATTTGGGTAATAGTTTTGAGCATCATTTTTCACCATTAATTTCACTAGATTTACCTGGAATGAAGCCGTAAATTGAGCGTTCCATCAAACACTTTCAAAGTCTATCAAACGGTATCACTAAATTGTTCAGTTATCAGCCATGGAAGAATTGCATAAACCAACAtgattaagaaaataaaatccatCAAAGAGATATCTTTTCCCATGACACACTCACCATGAATTCTACTCATCTGTAAATAACTGTTCTTAACCCCTCTATCGCTGGAGCTTAAATTATCAAATGTCCATAGGAGCAACATCTGGACTTGCAGCGGCTGCACCTTGATCAGCACCGGTACCCTGATCTGCAGGAGCATCCTGCTCAGCTGCAGGCTGAGGTTCAGCCGGAGGTTCATCATCCCTAACAATCTCAAATTCATCAATCAACTTTTGTACAGTCTCTTGATCCAAAATGTGAAACGGCTCACCAACTCCAACCACAGCAATAGTGCATACGGAGCTCCTGAGCTTTTCACCTTGCAAAGACTCTCTAGTTGCAATAAGTGCATCTTTAATCAGTTCTTCGCGTGAGGAGCTCATGAAGTTCTCAAACTTGCGTTCCAAGTATGTCTTGGCGGCTTGTGAGCGAGAACCAATTGCAAAAGCCTGATATTCAAAATAGTTTCCACTTGGACAGTTATAATAGAGGTGAGCTCCTGATTCATCCAGTCCACCGACCAAGAGGCCAACCCCATAAGGACGCTTCCATGACCGCTGGGTGCAAACCTGCCATTAAAATTGCATCACAAGAGAAAGAGTTCTTATAATAAATTCAGCAAATACTTCTTTCTTTCATACATCAATTTTGTAGATATTTACAAAATAGACATTATGCATGCCTTAATATGCATAGAGTTGCATATATCTTCAACACCCCACCACATATCTTCAAAGTAAAGCCAGGTAAACAGAGTTGCATGACATAGATATTATGCCTTGATATGCATAACACAAATAAAGTGTTAAATACAGATGTTGTCCCATTCAAGATTTTCTCTCACTCCACTAATATGTTGCATAGATTCAATGAGCTATTCAAACTTCAGACTGGACCAATGGCCTCTCACAAACCAAATTAGAGGAAGCACATCTAGTTAATGACTATAACTCACCACAAGGCACACTAGGTGAACTGATTCCCCCATCATAGCTAAATAGCTTTCCCATTACATTAGCAGCAAAGACACCGAAGAAGATTGTTAGTTTTTGCATGCAACTAACTAGTCATTTCACATTTAAGAGCTCAGCTCAATAGCCTCTAAACAGAACAAGAAAAGATTGACAACATTTCAAAATGCACATCCCATAACTAACTTTGAGGTCAATCACAAATACATCCAAAAACAGAAGACAAAAATCACAAAGTAAAACAGATTTGTAATCATTTCCAGCCACTTAGTTAGAATGTACAAACTACAAGCAGCATAACCACAACATCTCATATTTAACACTATAGCAAACAGTACCAGTTTAAAGAAACTTTGTTTTTAACACTCAATACCACTGCAAAGTCAAAAATCAAGGTAATAAATACTTAAAAGAACGGAATTTGAACATATCTGGTAATAGCTGATGCCAAATACAATCATCCTTTCATCATAGCCAATTTTAGCACCGTAATCGAGATGACTAAACCACACTAAAAAACCCTCAATTCATCATAAAAGAGAACTTCCACACTTCATCACTACTCACAGTTACAAATAACACCACAAACCTAAAAACCAATCAATTCCACCACAATTAACATAATCAACAATTATAGCACTGTCAAATTTGacaattcaaattaataaaaaaaacaccAAAACTGCATATGCAGATCCAAACATttcaaaacacaaaataaatcCTAGCACAGCAATTGCACGATCCAATCACCATAACAGTAACAAAAAACCGAAAACCCTAGACCTTGATACCTGAGCCTTGTCAGCGAGCTGAACGACGAGTCGTCCAACGGGAAGAGGAGACTCATAGGTATACGAATAGTTGATGCACTCGTTGCGCATGTAGCGCGAGAGAACGCGGCCGTCGGCGGTGAGTCCGGCGATGGCAACGCCGATGTGGTCATCGACTTTGAAGATCTTCTTCTGGTGAGAAGAGAGCTCGGAGTTGGCCTTGTTGACGCATGCTAAAACGACGTGCGTTTTGGATCGGAGGCCAATTGCGGCGGAACCCTGCTTCACTGCCTCCATTGCGTATTCAACCTGGAAGAGCCTCCCAGCCGGACTCCACGTAGTAACATCGGTGTCGTATTGGTTTCTGAACATTGTCGTTTAGAGGTTTGGGGGTAGGTTTGGAGTTGGGGTTTGGTTTCcgcttctctttctttttctcagcTGAAGAATGAAAACTGAAAACCCCCGAGAAGCAATAAAACTTGCTACTATTCTcaatccttttctttttctcctttctcccttctttgtttattttattttatttttataattttttcttcgTATTGCTCAAGAAAGTAGTAGGACTCTttgtatattattaaaaaaaacaacaTTTTAAACTTTGAAATTGTTTCAGTTTAACAAATGCTTAAAATATATGAATATATTCTCCAAAAATGATTCTAGatatcacaataataataatgataataataatatttataataattgtttattattatatagttgctatttatttatttatttatttatttatttatttatttatttattattattattattattattattattattattattattattattattattattattattattataggtaaaatatactttttgtcCTCATACTCACTTACGGGTTCGAGTCTCTCTgtctttggttaaaaaaaatttttgtctctgaaatttgacaaaaattttaaaaatattctaagttttattttgtttcaattttgtcccaaaaattttaaatttgtatcaaatatatcccTAACGGCTAGttgttcaaaaaatttaagactaattcaacaataatttcataagaataacctcaacacaagtaaatcaagcataatttttatgtattattattatattggtcttaaattttttgaaattttagtgTCGAAAGTATGTTTAatgcaaattgaaaattttttggaacaaaattaaaacaaaataaaatttaggagtatttttaaaatttttgccaaaTTTCAGAGATTAAAATACACTTTTTTGGGTTTTTCATGGTATCTCCTAACCCgataggtcaaggactaatcaATCGCGGTACTGAGCTCTAAGGGTTTGCCGCTGACCAATGGATTGCTGCATGTACAAggatattatttaatataattaacggGCCCTAAATGTTAAATTTTGTCCGATCCATAATGTTATTCTTTTTATGGATATGGATCGGGGTGCTCTTCCAAAAACCGATGGAGTATTGCTTCTATGttttgtttctttcctttttttttggactagattgtatattttgtttttaaagatCAACAAACATAAGTTAGATTGTGATGGCCGTTTAGcccaaaatataaacaaaaagaaTACTGGCCCAATATTTTAGCTATACACCAAAACCAAAAACTTTGCAAGTGCAAAGCTTTCACTTTTTGCTTTATAGACGAGAACCTCTATGGTTGGTCAACTTAGTTCAAGTTAAATTAAGTTAGAAATAACCAAGTTGGATTGCTATAGTGGTCAGTTCACtagtctatttaaataaatatctaGTAAAAAATTCGACTCTCGCTTTGTGCATACATTAATTCATTGGTTAACGGTAAATCCTTAAATAAAGTTCAGATTTATGACGGAATAATGATTGATTTGTCGGACTAAAAAATACcgtgaaaaaaattagaaataattatttagtatttagtatttACACGCATGCACCATGCACACACAATGTATAAAATTGATTGAAGATATTTTCAATAGCATGCATATGCTAAtacattttgaattgatttccaAAATTATTTCAAAAGAAAGAATGTCATAGCCATGAGCTTATTTGCaggtatatattttaatatatgggGACATTATTGTTCATTTCATTCTATTTCATTTTTAAAACGAAAGAAATATTATCTTTCACTTTTGCTGCTTTAAGCATTGAAATCAACTAATGTATATCATCATTAATTCAAGATTCTCCTAAAGTAATTTCTCTTACTTTGTGGATGCATAAGCTTTTTGCGAATAATTGataatttatctttctttttgagaataaggaaaaaaaatatatattgggTGACACAAATTACAACTAGCAGCAAacatgttgatttgctcccacaTGGTtcgaattattttatttatgtttagttTGCTATGCGACGACCATGTCCTATGCAAGCACataaaacttatttaaaaaattttatttctatctATATTctcacaaataaataaatttatatatttattattagtgTGTTTCTATCTTAAAAAATGCAATTTTAAGTAACTAACGTCAAGCCTCaacaatttttgtttaatttgaatcATCTACTTTCTCATCTCTACAGCGACAACTGCTTTACACATAAGAAGTACCTAACACATCATAATTAGGTACAATAAGATTGCATGCCGATAATGCATTGAACATATatataactttttctttttcccctttCTCTTAAACTAATTAACATGTAGATCTAGAATAAGAATTAGGATCTACACAAGATACTTTAGttcattctttttgttttaaaaggaGTGAAAGAATAAAAGAAGGACAATGCTAAAGGAAGAAAAAGCCATCATCATAGAGCTTTGACATTTTTTTTATGGACCTAATAGCAATCTTATCAATTAGCTGCCTTTATAATTGCCCGTTTGAACTTTAATTTGTGACATGTGATTATGAATTTCAAATATCCAACTATGTATCTGGTTTTAAaagtttattatattttattttatttgtataaataattatattacgtGTACATTaaaaatcaatcaatatatataaaactacgtatttgagattttataaaaaaattgtattatactATTGTAAACAAAGTTTGAATGTCTTCGAATCCTACCTTGTGTatacagcaacccattggccagcggcaaacccttaaatggagttcagtatcgcggcggattagtccttgacctgccgggttggaggataccgtgggaaaccaaaaaaaaagtttGAATGTCTTCGGCTCTTAGATGAGTTTGGGCTTTTTGTATGATAAAATTGGTTCAATTCCGcagattttgtttttgatattggacggtgtttttttaaaatgtgagTTGATGGGATGTTATTCTCAAATGTGAAATGTTTAATTAGATAAACAAAAATCGA
This window contains:
- the LOC140179769 gene encoding uncharacterized protein, translated to MGAEPLSNHTTIHDQQHSRPLVLGLQPFALVDHVARVDWSLLDQIPGERGGSIPVGIEELDFILKEVKSHVLSSPDDGSSPVKTMAGGSVANTIRGLSSGFGISSGIIGACGDDEQCKLFVDNMKSNGVDLSRLRKKKGHTAQCVCLVDALGNRTMRPCLSNAVKVQAEELTNEDFKCSKWLVMRYAILNLEVIKAAILLAKQEGLLVSLDLASFEMVRNFKQPLLELIESGNIDLCFANEDEAMELLRGEENADPVAAVEFLAEYCKWAVVTLGANGCIAKQGKEIVRVPAIGEAKAVDATGAGDLFASGFLYGVIKGFSLEDCCKVGACSGGAVIRSLGGEVTLDNWQWIFKQMQLKDLLLPDTSK
- the LOC140179770 gene encoding proteasome subunit alpha type-1-B-like, yielding MFRNQYDTDVTTWSPAGRLFQVEYAMEAVKQGSAAIGLRSKTHVVLACVNKANSELSSHQKKIFKVDDHIGVAIAGLTADGRVLSRYMRNECINYSYTYESPLPVGRLVVQLADKAQVCTQRSWKRPYGVGLLVGGLDESGAHLYYNCPSGNYFEYQAFAIGSRSQAAKTYLERKFENFMSSSREELIKDALIATRESLQGEKLRSSVCTIAVVGVGEPFHILDQETVQKLIDEFEIVRDDEPPAEPQPAAEQDAPADQGTGADQGAAAASPDVAPMDI